In the genome of Bradyrhizobium sp. CB3481, the window CTAAAGCCCGCCCCTCCTTGCAGGCGAGCGCCATTCACCATACAACCAGCAGCGATATTTAATCTGGATAATCAATTATACCGTACTTGACTACCAATATAATATCTGAAAGGGTTCCATTAAATAAAACACGAAGAAATGGGGTGTCCCGCGATGGGTAATATATTTAAATTTTTAGCCGCGGGCGTGCTCGCCGCTTCGGTTCATTCACCGGCAACCGCGGCCGTCGTCAACTTTACTGGCAACGGTGAGTTTTCGAACATCTCGAATTGCGGCGGCGGCAGCCCCGGGTGCTCCATCACCAACAACGGCAACGTGCTCAACATGTCGGGCGCGTCGAATCAACAAAACAAGCCGAGCACGCTGACCATCACTGACATCACCGGCAGCAACATCACGACGAACAAGAACGACTACGTGATCGGCATGATCACCTGGGTGAACCGGGCGACCTACAACACCGACACGAACTTCAACGTCAAATATACTTTCACGTTGAACTTCACCTCGCCGACCAATTCGTCTGATTTTC includes:
- a CDS encoding choice-of-anchor K domain-containing protein encodes the protein MGNIFKFLAAGVLAASVHSPATAAVVNFTGNGEFSNISNCGGGSPGCSITNNGNVLNMSGASNQQNKPSTLTITDITGSNITTNKNDYVIGMITWVNRATYNTDTNFNVKYTFTLNFTSPTNSSDFQPFYLNIQQTTNPAPDNVFNISQSTLNGLGPFTLNGVTVSDIHFVEYGDGWYDGSKWTNPEGGTSKLKIVADFTFAAAPPVPEPSTWAMMILGFAGVGFMAYRRKRGGSALTTA